In Leisingera sp. NJS204, the DNA window GGTCCTGTGCCCGCACAATAGTAGAGGTGCCGTCAAAACTGTGCCCCACCACCATATTTGCACGCCCTAAATTCACGTTGCGGTCCAGGATGATCGACAGCGGTGTCCGTTTGAGCGGGTAGGTCTCGGGCGGCTGGTTGGATTTGGGATCGTGGATCACCACCGCCCCGCCGCCGGCAACCACGGTACCGCCGCCCTTGCCGTCATATTCAAACCGCATCCGGCCCGGGCGGTGCATGTAAAGCTTGCCCGTCGACAGGCTGCCGTCGTCATTGATCTGGGTGAAGGGGGAGGCGGCGGTGGAAATCCCGTTCAAATAACGGGAAATCTCATTGAGACTAAGCTGCTCAGCCGCCCAGGCGGCCGGTGCAGCAAGGGTCAGCGCAAAGGCGAGTGCAATCCGTTTCATGGCCTCAACATAGGCACGCTGCTGCAAAAGTGAAGATGCCGGAACCCTACGGATCCGGCATCGGCAAATTTTCG includes these proteins:
- a CDS encoding LolA family protein — protein: MKRIALAFALTLAAPAAWAAEQLSLNEISRYLNGISTAASPFTQINDDGSLSTGKLYMHRPGRMRFEYDGKGGGTVVAGGGAVVIHDPKSNQPPETYPLKRTPLSIILDRNVNLGRANMVVGHSFDGTSTIVRAQDPEHPDYGSIEMMFTGAPVELRKWVIHDGAGGQTTVILGAMETGQKLSSSLFTTSGRSR